CTACAGTGTATCACATTTTTGGAGAGACTTCCTAGACATAAATATGCTACTATTCGCCACatattagagttatctaccttgtgggtaggtatcgattgttacgtcattattttgtgagcgcaattcacgtcgttttctccgaaacgtatgacgttacgctctcaaacacatgacgtcacaatcaatacctacccgcaagtgcagataactctgtaatatgcaaattcggaataggaGGATAAAAGCAATTGACAAATCCCGTAGTTGAGATATCTGcatgttcattaaaattatttaagcGTTAATACTAATTTATCTTAATTTCGTAGGAGTATGAGAAAAtgcttttttcaaatttttgtttCGCGGATTCACTCAATTTCAAAagaataatttttcatattccGATGAAATTAAACCATTGTGGTACGTATGCTTATAGTTAATTTTTAGATCACttgatatatacaataaaacgtCAATATCTCTATTTTGACGTCAAGATATCATTGGGTTTTTGCGCCATACTTAAAACAAGATAATACAAGAAAATTGATCAGAAAGTCAGATtgagtatgaaaacaaagaaaaaataggTATATTATGATAagaattttcatattttacataagCCGGTATTCTTATCAAAGTTCATATTTTTTTAGTCTTGTATATGTCCTTATCATATATCCACTCGCGATTTTCTGAATAATGAAAcatatacatttcaatattgGCAGTAAAATATTATGAGGAAGTTCGTACCGAAACTGTCCTTATTTGGGTTAGACCCGTCAGGTGTAGATGCTGGTTCGATTCTTTTCCTCTCTACCCACATGACTCTGGCCACCACTAGTGAACATATGGCCAGCACAGTAAACATAGTCCCTCCTATAGCACATCCAATCATCAGTCCCTTTCTGTCagataaaaagataaattaacCATTTACCTACCATAGCTAACACTCTACTTATATATACACGTCCGATGACTGAGTGCATTGAATAGTCTCTATTTCTGTCTTATAATTCCAATGCTTGAATTTTCGCTCTATACAAGATTGACATTAACCAGTTTAAACAGTAACCgtttaaaaaaacacacaaacaaaaaatactttttaataCGACTCTATGTTTAACACTACAAGGGAGTGGTATGCATTGGCGGTTGAGCATATCTGCACATGGTTGTGTGTTACGATAACTATTCGatataaaagtaaataatatattacTTAGTATGGTGGCTGATATGTGCTATTTCGTTATTTCGCCTCACAAAAGCGATTATCATCGTCTTTCCTCCCCGCTAAGCATCGTCTTTTCGCAGCGCCATGTGAGAGCGCCGAATGCGTGAGATTTTGGATGTTACTGGTCCGGGGTGTTAACACGACTAGATCATTTCAATGGCAGATTAGGACTGACTTTATTACCAACAGTATCTAGAGAGGTTACATAATGGTCTTTCGGACTTGTCCAATACTGTTACATCTCCCTACCAAGTTTATACAAGTATTATAAACTAACTTTAAAAACACTGTCTCTGGCGTACTCTATTGCTACTTAACTGTCTTTATACCTAGATGACAATTTGATAGCGCGACCGCTTACGAGACTGAATTTCATGTTTGACGTACATGTACTTCTGGTTCCATCTGGTACATTCGAACCAACTGGTTGACATCCTGTTACACACTTCAAAGGAGTAGACAGTTTGACATTATTGGACACTGTGACGTCGTCATTTGTGACATCATCTATATAATGATCTCCGGGAAGCAACGTGAGAACAGTTCTCCTTTGTATGGAACAAGTCTCTCCTGTTTCTTCTAACTGTTCAACCTTCATGTTCCACTAAGTACGATCTTGGTGTAGATGCCTTTCCAATAACTTTACCAGGGGTTAGCGTACCGTTGTTGGTATTTGGGGGCAATGAATCGTGCATTGTCTCCATTATCTATAGGTGATAAGGAATGTGCTCCTCTATCAAAATATACTTTGTGACGCTCTTTCTGTTCCTCGAACGATGATTTGATAGTACATGGTTCGAAGTAAAATGGTTTTAATGTAACAGAGCACATGATTTGATACAAACATAATTACTGCCTCTGCCAGGAtgcgaactcgggacctctgggttactagtctgacgctcatcCGAGCGAGCTAAAAATCTCAAGAAAAAACAAGGGGAGtagcgggtcggtgtggtttgtacatagtgttaaatacggtctctgtcactcagctgacggagcatgcttctttggctcagtcggtagagccgtaaatttccacgccggagacacgggttcgattcctggtcggggcactcgacaggaatgtgcattttccctgttcttctacattaaCTGAGAACGCTTAATCGGCAGGGTTGTTCTGGTGGTTCTGCCTAACAGTAGCTGTTAAGGTAACAGTTCTATACCATTCAATGGTGTATTCCTAAGGTCCAGAAGAGCCAAGTGAGGGTCCTTTTCATCGTCCCGCGCTTTTTTTTATCACAGTCTGTACTGAACGTTCAGCGAGTCCATTGCTTACAGATTTGACATTGGGCTACAATATCCTCTATCTTCTTAGTGATTCCAGGCAAAAACAATACAGTTGAAAACACTTCCCTAAGTGACTTGTGTGTAATGTTTGTAACATTTCCTGTCTGAGTGATGTTGGTGTGATAATTCGATTTCCTTTAAGTAATAGTTCATCCACTTCACTGATCTCATCCCTCACATTCCAGTAGGGAGTCAAATCCGGGTCCAGACTATGTTTGTCATGAGGCCATCCGTCCATCACAGTCTGTTTGTTTCAGTTTGGCAAATACTCTGTCATTGTCCGTTTCTCTTTTGAAATGATTGACCTTCTGTAGACTTATTAGTACAGAGTCAATCACGTGTACCTCAAACTCGTCACCGTCATTTTCCATGTACTGTGTGGCTGTGACAGCACGACTGAGTGTGTCAGCGAGGTAATGTTCTTTACCAGGACGGTATGACACAACTAAATTATACTGTTGTACTTTGGGCATCATGCGTTGCAGTCTAGAAGGGGCTATCGACAAGGGCTTCTCAAAAAAGCTATCCAGAAGCTTATGACCAGTTTCTACTTGAATAGTCTTTCCGGAACTTCTGAAGACCATACGCTATTCCCAGCATCTCCTTTTTAATCTGTGCATAGTTCTTTTCAGACTTATTTAGAGATCTTGACGAGTACGCGATAGGTTGCTGTTTCTGTAAGAAACATGCTCCCAATCCATATGATGAGGCATCAACTGAtagctttaaatatttgttgacGTCGTAGTACCAAAGTACCGATGCTGTCGAAATTGCACGTTTCAATGTTTCAAACGCCACATCCTGTTCCTTTGACCACTGCCAGGCTACATCTTTTTCCAACAGAACCCTCAGGGGTTTGTTTACTGTGGCCAGGATAGGAATGAATTTCCCTTAGGTAATTGACAATTCCCATAAATCGCTGTAACTCGACTTTTTTTCAGGCTTTGTGAGTGCCGATATTGCTTCCACACGATCATCGGTCGGTCGCACGCCATCTGCGCTAAATACATGTCCGACATATTCTATTTCCGATTGGTTAATTTTACTCTTGACCTTGTTGAACCTTAGTCCTACCTCCACACATCTTGCAAGTGTTTTTTCAGTTTTTCCACGTGTTCCTTCTCATCGTTGGCCCATATGAGGATATATACAACGATTGCTCCGCAGGGCTGCTTCTCAAACACTTAAGAAATAGTTCTCTGAAATATTTCAGGAGCACTCGCGATTCCAAATGGTAAGCGTTCAAACTTGTAGCGACCGTAAGGAGTGTTGAATGTTGTGAGCCAGGTACATTGCACCTGCACGTGCCGCGCATCTCTCGCTTTCCCACCATTTTTGTCGCCATGTTTGATAACGTGAACATCAGTATTGTCACCTTGATTTTCTTTCATTCGTGTTTCACTAGCTTCGTCAGCTCTACATCTGTCTATAGTCTTCTGAAGGGTTAGATCTTTGTCTCTTAGTAGTCGTGCCCTCACTGAATCACTACGAATCCCGCACACTAATAGTGAATCCTGTAATGATGCTGAAAGTCCAtaacaaaatttttaattttttccccTTTGACTTCGTGTATAAAATCCATGTTTTTACAAGGGTTACAGTATTCCTCAACCTTCGCGAAGATATCACAAAACTGTGTTTTATCTGTCCCTTTTTCTAACGTGAAGGTATTATAGACCTCAATGGCTGCCGGCCCTAACACGTGTAGCAGGGTCATGCCTTTGACACCATCTCCTTTTTCCTTTAATCTAGTGGCTATGGCATATATTTCATACTGTTGTCAAAATCTCCAATTTTCCGACAGGTTTCCTTGCAGGCTTAATGCAGATGAAAGTGTCTAATTTCAATAACGGATTAAGACTAACTTTATTCCTAACAGTACCTAGAGTGGTTAcataaaggggaataactctcgCGGCCTTGCAGATTTATCCAATACCGTTACACGGGGGTCCCCCTCgagagaaaaatattacgatttagaatgtgTTAGaggagttttacgatgcattttgatgattttgcgagcgccgaagatGCGAGATTTTGAGGTTTGGTGGGTCAGGGGTCTCTTTCAGGAAAAATATTAGAttaagaatggctgagatgagtttaccatgtattttgataattttgtgagCGCCACAGCCGCGAGATTTGGATGTTAGGGGGTCCGGGGTTCTCCCCAAGGATTAATATTactatttagaatggctgagatgagttttacgatgcattttgatgatttaaatcGTTCTTAACATAGCAAtatttcgatttaaagctacctccatttagaaatgataattgtgaatgtcgtcatccATCTGagcgcccccccccccccagcatCCTATGCCCTTGGGATATGTCTCTCCGAATACGTATACTAAGACTGTAACATcaacacatatgtacatttatcacataatccgcctgatatccactGTTATTGACATGTTACATTTTTGCTTAAACcattagtgtatatatataataacagtTTTTATTGGTTGGGTCGGACAGAAAATCctgcattgtgacgtcatgacagaTACAATAAAGTATCGTCATGATTTTTGTGGACAGCCGCAGAGTATATGACATCAACTTAAGGTCCTATACATAGGCATTCTTTTCACATTTATCACATGTGAAATTCACATGaacgtgaagaaatattgcctgtgtagaTATAAGTTATGCATTAAAAAATACTGTTATGGTGTACTCACCTGGATTCCGTTTTATCCGATGGTTTGTAAGAAGGTGTTACAGGTACGTAACTATAGCAACAGGTCTTATACGAGTAAGATACTGAAGAGTACGTATGTCCTTCAGATATTGTACAACACCGATCTGGGCAGTACTTCGGGGAATAGTAActgttgaaataattaaaataccaATGATGATAGCTGGTCCCTATAGAATAACTTCCATAGTAGCTGTTGAAGTAAGTTTGATAGAACAACCCGGTACATTGCTCATAACCCGAACTCTGACCTGTAACAGAAAGAAAGCTAAAAACTGATATTGTACCAGCTTATTAttgttgaatatttatttagaaatcaATTTGACCATTAAGACGTCAACGTTGTCCGTCAACATATCCCTA
This genomic window from Argopecten irradians isolate NY chromosome 11, Ai_NY, whole genome shotgun sequence contains:
- the LOC138334954 gene encoding uncharacterized protein, which codes for MISNTYLYLWSILLITWIGQSSGYEQCTGLFYQTYFNSYYGSYSIGTSYHHWYFNYFNSYYSPKYCPDRCCTISEGHTYSSVSYSYKTCCYSYVPVTPSYKPSDKTESRKGLMIGCAIGGTMFTVLAICSLVVARVMWVERKRIEPASTPDGSNPNKDSFVAMADNPESGPSSNTRSSTTTEKPATEVTIV